The Saccopteryx leptura isolate mSacLep1 chromosome 2, mSacLep1_pri_phased_curated, whole genome shotgun sequence genome has a window encoding:
- the FCRL6 gene encoding LOW QUALITY PROTEIN: Fc receptor-like protein 6 (The sequence of the model RefSeq protein was modified relative to this genomic sequence to represent the inferred CDS: inserted 2 bases in 2 codons; substituted 3 bases at 3 genomic stop codons), translating into MAVMERSTLTLRCQTKLHCXRLTSQLLFFYKEGHALQDRGLHPELCIPKAKEGDSKLYWXKATPEGGRVXLGIRVWTPRSHLLLTLHPGLPDLAVGDRVKPLCEAQRGSLPILYXFFLDGEILGNCSALPCPHGEAASLLFPMTSEQDAGNYTCEAXNSVFKETSQGPGRLARW; encoded by the exons ATGGCAGTGATGGAAA GGAGCACCCTGACTCTGAGATGCCAGACAAAGCTTCACT AGAGGTTGACATCACAGCTCCTCTTCTTCTACAAGGAAGGCCACGCCTTGCAGGATAGGGGCCTCCACCCAGAGCTCTGCATCCCAAAAGCCAAGGAAGGAGACTCTAAGCTATACTGGTAGAAGGCAACCCCTGAGGGTGGCAGGGTTTAGCTGGGGATCAGAGTGTGGA CTCCTAGGTCTCATCTTCTGCTGACTCTGCACCCTGGGCTGCCTGACCTCGCTGTGGGGGACCGGGTGAAACCTCTCTGTGAGGCCCAGAGGGGCTCCCTTCCCATCTTGT TATTCTTTCTTGATGGGGAGATCCTGGGGAACTGCTCAGCACTCCCTTGCCCCCACGGCGAAGctgcctccctccttttcccGATGACATCAGAGCAAGATGCTGGGAACTATACCTGTGAGGCTTAGAACAGTGTCTTCAAAGAGAcaagccagggccctggccggttggctcggtggtag
- the SLAMF9 gene encoding LOW QUALITY PROTEIN: SLAM family member 9 (The sequence of the model RefSeq protein was modified relative to this genomic sequence to represent the inferred CDS: inserted 2 bases in 1 codon), producing MHEETESSVEEAAWDLQTEQWKKLEQTPGCYVTLLGHRAADRGALLWLLLLLLFQEAKGDSGDDVDPEEVAAVLQGFITLPLEIPSDEEIENIIWSSHIRLATVVPEKEGHSATIMVTNPRYQGSYSLHISNLSWEDLGSYQAQVNLXTSHIFTMQHYNPCIYYPGYPSEKASASSCLLAKASLLLLLLVTLTIRAPAHLRPQKCETPRMKKLRRNRMKQRKKEKPCPHLA from the exons atgcatgaggaaactgagagctctgtggaagaggctgcctgggacctgcaaactgaacagtggaagaagctggagcaaac CCCTGGGTGCTATGTCACTCTACTGGGGCACAGGGCTGCTGACAGGGGGGCCCTTCTGTGGCTGCTCCTGCTCTTGCTgttccagga AGCCAAAGGGGATTCTGGAGATGATGTAGATCCTGAGGAAGTGGCTGCAGTCCTTCAGGGGTTCATCACTCTCCCCCTGGAAATACCATCTGATGAAGAGATTGAGAACATCATTTGGTCCTCCCACATAAGGCTTGCTACGGTGGTGCCAGAGAAAGAGGGACATTCGGCTACCATCATGGTGACCAACCCTCGCTACCAGGGCAGCTACTCTCTGCACATCAGCAATCTGAGCTGGGAGGACTTGGGGTCTTATCAAGCTCAAGTTAATCT AACATCCCATATCTTCACCATGCAGCACTACAATCCATGTATCTACT ATCCTGGTTACCCTTCAGAGAaggcctcagcttcctcctgcctcctggcCAAGGCATCACTCCTCCTGCTGCTCCTGGTAACTCTGACTATAAGGGCTCCGGCTCATTTGAGGCCACAAAAATGTGAGACACCAAGGATGAAAAAACTCAGGAGAAACagaatgaaacaaagaaagaaagagaag